In one window of Lacticaseibacillus casei DSM 20011 = JCM 1134 = ATCC 393 DNA:
- a CDS encoding XkdX family protein has product MTDYDMCQRFYAWGIDIEPYVGLMITADEYKQITGNDYVASKS; this is encoded by the coding sequence ATGACAGATTACGATATGTGCCAACGGTTCTATGCGTGGGGCATCGACATCGAACCCTATGTGGGGTTGATGATAACGGCTGATGAGTACAAGCAGATTACCGGTAATGACTACGTCGCCAGCAAAAGCTAG
- a CDS encoding phage holin, which yields MNNWTELLVSLAVAAVPIIGAWISKQLLANKQALTLVKVLGPLANAAVTAAEQLGVTRTIDGAVKKSTAVQAVKDGLKSLGFTSTDEQTIANAVEKAYADLKDSLAETYPQKTADQDTSNQEKVAAAAQAAADAVKAQLAPASVASQQ from the coding sequence ATGAATAATTGGACAGAACTATTAGTATCACTTGCAGTAGCAGCAGTCCCAATCATTGGGGCTTGGATTTCAAAACAGTTGCTGGCTAACAAACAGGCATTAACTTTGGTAAAGGTATTAGGCCCGTTGGCAAATGCTGCGGTTACAGCGGCAGAACAGCTCGGTGTGACACGAACTATTGACGGCGCCGTCAAGAAATCGACTGCTGTTCAGGCTGTGAAAGATGGTTTAAAATCGCTTGGCTTCACCAGCACAGACGAACAGACGATTGCCAACGCGGTTGAAAAGGCATACGCAGACTTGAAAGATAGCCTAGCTGAAACCTACCCGCAAAAGACAGCAGATCAGGATACATCTAATCAAGAAAAAGTGGCCGCCGCCGCTCAAGCCGCTGCGGATGCAGTTAAAGCTCAATTGGCTCCCGCATCTGTTGCTTCACAGCAATAA
- a CDS encoding GH25 family lysozyme: MKLKNKLIASVVAILAAISFALPTQVRAAKGDVVLDWSVYQGNYGKYGNAPSKAVIAQVGGTYNGLYVVQSTYRTQVSSAIAAGNHAHTYIWYQVGGSIPVAKAAMDKFLPMVQTPKRSIVALDYEAGASGNKQANTDAIIYGLQRVKAAGYTPVLYSGKYYLNEHTHYSQINKAFPTSLWIASYPTTRTVTAPNFNYFPSMDGINMWQFTDAYSTPGLDASVDLTGITDNGYGRSTTTDTGKVIVKPDTKTPATNAGQSANDTHKSSISAGYAVKVNLSAKRYANGTAIPNWVKGRTYKVIQTSGNKVLLGSIMSWVNRSDVEILQTASQARSVLTVDGYWGREVTAALQRHEGTTVDGIISGQIRTNNVRGVQIGRGGSRVIAAMQHNLGVRVDGYLGPQTIKAMKRALDTKHDGVISNRSRMVIVLQERLNAGTLPF; the protein is encoded by the coding sequence GTGAAATTAAAGAATAAACTCATTGCCTCGGTAGTCGCCATCTTGGCGGCTATTTCTTTTGCCTTACCAACGCAGGTTCGTGCAGCAAAGGGAGACGTTGTCCTTGATTGGTCGGTTTATCAAGGCAATTATGGTAAGTATGGCAACGCTCCAAGTAAGGCAGTCATTGCTCAGGTTGGGGGCACCTATAACGGCCTATATGTCGTACAGAGCACTTATCGCACTCAGGTAAGCTCAGCTATTGCGGCCGGCAATCACGCCCATACCTATATCTGGTATCAAGTTGGTGGTAGTATCCCTGTTGCTAAAGCGGCGATGGACAAGTTTTTGCCGATGGTGCAAACACCAAAGCGTTCTATTGTGGCCCTGGACTATGAGGCCGGTGCATCTGGCAACAAGCAGGCTAACACTGATGCAATTATCTATGGCTTGCAGAGAGTTAAAGCTGCTGGGTACACGCCAGTTCTGTATTCAGGTAAGTATTACTTGAACGAACATACCCACTACTCACAGATTAATAAGGCCTTTCCAACTAGCCTATGGATTGCTTCTTACCCAACGACAAGGACAGTCACAGCTCCGAACTTTAACTACTTCCCGTCAATGGACGGCATCAATATGTGGCAGTTCACAGATGCTTATAGCACCCCTGGCTTGGATGCCAGTGTTGATTTGACTGGTATTACAGACAATGGTTATGGACGTTCAACTACTACTGATACTGGTAAAGTGATTGTTAAGCCTGATACGAAGACACCAGCTACTAATGCCGGTCAGAGTGCTAACGATACTCACAAGTCTAGCATCTCCGCAGGATATGCGGTAAAGGTAAACTTAAGTGCCAAGCGCTATGCAAACGGCACAGCCATTCCTAATTGGGTGAAAGGCAGAACTTACAAGGTCATTCAAACTAGCGGCAATAAAGTGCTGCTGGGCTCAATCATGAGCTGGGTCAACCGGTCAGATGTTGAAATCCTTCAAACCGCCAGTCAGGCACGTTCTGTGCTGACGGTAGACGGATACTGGGGCCGTGAAGTGACGGCCGCATTGCAGCGTCACGAAGGCACGACCGTTGATGGCATCATCAGCGGACAGATCCGCACCAACAACGTGCGTGGCGTGCAGATTGGCCGTGGTGGTTCTCGTGTCATTGCCGCGATGCAGCATAACTTGGGAGTTCGTGTAGACGGATACCTTGGCCCGCAAACCATCAAGGCCATGAAACGGGCTCTCGACACTAAGCATGACGGCGTGATTAGCAATCGTTCCCGCATGGTAATTGTCTTGCAGGAGCGACTCAATGCAGGCACGCTTCCTTTTTGA
- a CDS encoding IS30 family transposase: MQKQDSTHRQKGQHLTSLERGKVAGFHQAGKSNRWIAAEIGVCPQTINNEIKRGTVDQVKKSNGKRVYHRQYLPEAAQARYETARLSCHRPDKFASVQVFLAWYVQRAKQDKWSPDASIGYAKRHKLFTPEELVCASTLYQYIDDQRLEIRNIDLLEKTKRKTSHQHHTKAKRLAGRSIEERPKVVERRRQFGHWEMDTIVGKRNGKESVILTLIERKTRCQLLRLIEGRDADSVSYALRGIKREWGACIKTITADNGPEFTALNTAFAGTETEIFYAHPYTSCDRGTNEAHNRMIRQDFPKGMSLDDISPSQVQATQDRLNQLPRKQQGYCTPQQNFEAEARRVRRMAQ, from the coding sequence ATGCAGAAACAGGATAGCACACACCGCCAAAAAGGTCAGCACTTAACATCACTCGAGCGCGGAAAAGTGGCCGGATTCCACCAAGCTGGGAAGTCCAATCGTTGGATTGCTGCTGAAATTGGCGTCTGCCCGCAGACCATTAATAATGAAATCAAGCGAGGTACAGTAGATCAGGTCAAGAAGAGTAATGGCAAGCGCGTCTACCATCGACAATACCTGCCAGAGGCTGCTCAGGCACGTTACGAGACTGCACGCTTGAGCTGCCATCGTCCTGACAAGTTCGCCAGCGTACAGGTCTTCTTAGCCTGGTACGTACAGCGAGCTAAGCAGGACAAATGGTCGCCGGATGCTTCAATCGGCTATGCCAAGCGACACAAGCTGTTTACTCCTGAAGAGCTTGTTTGTGCCTCGACTTTGTACCAGTACATTGACGACCAACGCCTAGAGATTCGAAATATCGACCTGTTGGAGAAGACTAAGCGGAAGACCTCTCACCAGCACCACACCAAGGCTAAGCGCCTGGCTGGCCGCAGTATCGAGGAACGGCCTAAGGTCGTTGAACGACGCAGGCAGTTCGGTCACTGGGAGATGGATACCATTGTCGGTAAACGCAATGGCAAGGAGAGCGTCATCTTGACTCTGATTGAGCGCAAGACCCGTTGCCAACTTCTCCGCTTGATCGAAGGACGAGATGCAGACTCTGTGAGCTATGCATTGCGTGGAATCAAGCGCGAATGGGGAGCTTGCATCAAGACCATCACAGCCGACAACGGACCCGAGTTCACCGCCTTAAATACTGCTTTTGCTGGGACGGAAACTGAGATCTTCTACGCCCATCCTTACACGTCCTGCGACCGTGGCACCAACGAGGCACATAACCGGATGATCCGCCAGGACTTCCCTAAGGGCATGTCCTTAGATGACATTAGCCCTAGTCAAGTGCAGGCCACGCAAGACCGCTTGAATCAGTTGCCTCGCAAACAACAGGGCTACTGCACACCCCAGCAAAACTTTGAGGCCGAAGCTCGGCGCGTTCGCCGCATGGCCCAGTAG
- a CDS encoding sugar-binding transcriptional regulator, producing MHTELAWLKAIAPDLMGVVTKRYQVLQFINWMAPVGRRTLAEQMKISERALRTETDFLRGQGLLESSKSGMVLTAKGLETFHGLDHLMNQLLGIKDDEKRLATHLGIDHCLVVSGDADQSSRVLDELGKTLNSTLQLLLPPGHLTIAVMGGTTMAHLATQLTFQLSAGRELSFVPARGGLGEAVTIQANSIAAAMAEATDSKYRALYVPENLSSESYESLIKEPSLRDVLNLIDKAQVVIHSVGDALVMAKRRGMSPDTISMLKAKHAVAEAFGVFYDAKGKVVYKIPQIGLQLADLDHIPYVFAVAAGKSKAKAIAAYMQHAPSRTWLLTDIGATNSILTGATR from the coding sequence ATGCATACTGAACTTGCGTGGCTCAAAGCGATCGCGCCTGATCTGATGGGCGTCGTCACTAAACGCTATCAGGTCCTTCAATTTATTAACTGGATGGCACCGGTTGGCCGGCGAACGTTAGCCGAACAAATGAAGATTTCAGAACGCGCATTACGTACAGAAACAGATTTTTTGCGCGGGCAGGGGCTTTTAGAGAGCTCGAAATCTGGCATGGTGTTGACAGCTAAAGGGTTAGAAACTTTTCACGGCCTCGATCATTTGATGAATCAGTTGCTGGGAATCAAAGATGATGAAAAGCGGCTGGCAACGCATCTTGGCATTGACCATTGTCTGGTCGTTTCCGGGGATGCGGATCAGAGTAGTCGGGTTCTTGATGAACTTGGCAAGACGTTGAATTCAACCTTACAGTTACTGTTGCCACCCGGGCATTTAACGATTGCCGTTATGGGTGGCACAACGATGGCACATTTAGCCACGCAGTTAACTTTTCAGCTATCTGCGGGCCGTGAACTGTCGTTTGTCCCTGCACGGGGTGGCCTCGGTGAAGCCGTGACCATTCAGGCCAACTCGATTGCGGCTGCAATGGCAGAAGCAACCGATAGCAAGTACCGGGCTTTATATGTTCCTGAGAATCTAAGCTCGGAGTCCTATGAATCCTTAATCAAAGAGCCATCGTTAAGAGATGTGTTAAACCTTATCGACAAAGCTCAGGTAGTGATTCATAGTGTGGGCGATGCGCTGGTCATGGCTAAGCGCCGTGGCATGTCGCCTGATACGATCAGCATGTTGAAAGCCAAGCATGCCGTTGCCGAGGCATTCGGTGTTTTCTACGATGCCAAGGGAAAGGTCGTTTACAAGATACCGCAAATTGGATTACAGCTTGCGGATCTTGATCATATACCGTATGTCTTCGCAGTTGCGGCGGGTAAAAGTAAAGCCAAAGCAATTGCGGCGTACATGCAACACGCACCGAGTCGAACGTGGCTATTAACTGACATCGGTGCAACAAACTCGATTTTAACTGGGGCAACCCGTTAG
- the gap gene encoding type I glyceraldehyde-3-phosphate dehydrogenase — MTVKIGINGFGRIGRLAFRRIYELGAKSNDIQVVAINDLTSPTMLAHLLKYDSTHGTFPGEVSATDNGIVVDGKEYRVYAEPQAQNIPWVKNDGVDYVLECTGFYTSAEKSQAHLDAGAKRVLISAPAGKMKTIVYNVNDDTLNADDKIVSAGSCTTNCLAPMAYFLNKEFGIEVGTMTTVHAYTSTQMLLDGPVRGGNLRAARSAAANTIPHSTGAAKAIGLVIPELNGKLQGHAQRVSVVDGSLTELVSILKTKNVTADQVNEAIKKHTENNPSFGWNEDEIVSSDVIGTTYGSIFDPTQTEVTTAGDYQLVKTVAWYDNEYGFTCQMIRTLLKFATL; from the coding sequence ATGACTGTTAAGATTGGTATTAATGGTTTTGGCCGTATCGGTCGTTTGGCATTCCGTCGTATTTACGAATTGGGTGCAAAGAGCAATGACATCCAGGTTGTTGCGATCAACGATCTGACCAGCCCAACCATGCTGGCTCACTTGCTTAAGTATGATTCAACTCACGGTACTTTCCCTGGTGAAGTTAGTGCAACCGATAACGGTATTGTCGTTGACGGTAAAGAATACCGCGTCTACGCAGAACCGCAAGCCCAGAACATTCCTTGGGTTAAGAACGATGGCGTTGACTATGTTCTTGAATGCACAGGCTTCTATACCTCTGCTGAAAAGTCACAAGCTCATTTGGATGCAGGTGCAAAGCGTGTTCTGATTTCTGCCCCAGCTGGCAAGATGAAGACCATCGTTTACAACGTTAATGATGACACTTTGAATGCAGACGACAAGATTGTTTCTGCTGGTTCTTGCACGACCAACTGCTTGGCACCAATGGCTTATTTCCTGAACAAGGAATTCGGCATTGAAGTTGGTACCATGACCACCGTTCACGCTTACACCTCAACTCAGATGTTGCTTGACGGCCCGGTTCGTGGTGGCAACCTGCGTGCTGCACGTTCTGCCGCTGCTAACACGATTCCTCACAGCACTGGTGCTGCTAAGGCTATCGGTTTGGTTATCCCAGAATTGAACGGCAAGTTGCAGGGTCACGCACAGCGTGTTTCTGTTGTTGACGGTTCCTTGACCGAATTGGTTTCCATCCTGAAGACCAAGAACGTTACAGCTGACCAAGTCAACGAAGCTATCAAGAAGCACACCGAAAACAACCCTAGCTTCGGCTGGAACGAAGACGAAATCGTATCTTCCGATGTAATCGGTACGACTTATGGTTCAATCTTCGATCCTACTCAGACTGAAGTTACAACTGCCGGTGACTATCAATTAGTTAAGACGGTTGCTTGGTACGATAACGAATATGGCTTTACTTGCCAGATGATCCGTACCTTGCTGAAATTTGCTACTCTCTAA
- a CDS encoding phosphoglycerate kinase, translating to MAKLIVSDLDVKDKKVLIRVDFNVPIKDGVIGDDNRIVAALPTIQYVIDHGGKAILLSHLGRVKTEEDKAKLTLKPVAQRLSELLKKPVTFVPATRGKELEDAIAKMNDGDVLLMENTRFEDLDGKKESGNDPKLGKYWASLGDLFVNDAFGTAHRKHASNVGIASNMKQTAAGFLMEKEIKFLGDAVDNPKHPFIAILGGAKVSDKIGVIENLVPKADKILIGGGMTYTFYAAKGMSIGNSLVEKDKIDLAKKIMDQAGDKLLLPVDSVVAPEFSNDAPHKVVEGDIPDGYMALDIGPKTIQEFKDALQGAKTVVWNGPMGVFEMSNYAEGTLEVGRALGDLKDATTVIGGGDSTAAAKQLGIAPKITHISTGGGASLEYLEGKTLPGIAAISDK from the coding sequence TTGGCTAAATTAATCGTTTCAGATTTAGATGTTAAAGATAAAAAAGTTCTGATCCGCGTTGACTTCAACGTGCCGATCAAAGATGGCGTTATCGGTGATGACAACCGGATCGTGGCAGCATTGCCAACCATCCAATATGTCATTGATCACGGCGGCAAGGCAATCTTGCTGTCACACCTTGGTCGGGTTAAGACCGAAGAAGATAAGGCTAAGCTGACGTTGAAGCCAGTTGCCCAACGCTTGAGTGAATTGCTGAAGAAGCCAGTTACTTTTGTACCGGCTACCCGCGGTAAGGAACTGGAAGATGCCATTGCCAAGATGAACGATGGCGATGTGCTTTTGATGGAAAATACCCGGTTTGAAGATCTTGACGGTAAGAAAGAATCCGGCAATGATCCTAAATTAGGCAAGTACTGGGCAAGCCTTGGCGACCTGTTCGTCAATGATGCCTTTGGTACGGCACATCGTAAGCATGCGTCCAACGTCGGCATTGCTTCCAACATGAAGCAAACAGCTGCTGGATTCTTGATGGAAAAGGAAATCAAGTTCTTAGGCGACGCTGTTGATAATCCGAAGCACCCATTCATTGCTATCTTGGGTGGTGCCAAGGTTTCCGATAAAATCGGTGTCATCGAAAACTTAGTGCCTAAAGCTGATAAGATTCTTATTGGCGGTGGCATGACTTATACCTTCTATGCAGCCAAGGGTATGAGCATCGGTAACTCATTGGTTGAAAAAGACAAGATCGACTTAGCCAAGAAGATTATGGACCAAGCCGGCGATAAGTTGCTTTTGCCTGTTGATTCTGTTGTTGCCCCAGAATTTTCAAACGATGCTCCGCATAAGGTTGTTGAAGGCGATATTCCGGATGGCTACATGGCATTGGATATCGGCCCTAAGACGATTCAAGAATTCAAAGATGCCTTGCAAGGTGCCAAGACGGTTGTTTGGAACGGCCCGATGGGTGTGTTCGAAATGAGCAACTATGCTGAAGGTACTTTGGAAGTCGGCCGTGCACTCGGTGATTTGAAGGATGCTACGACAGTCATTGGTGGTGGAGATTCAACCGCTGCTGCCAAGCAATTGGGTATCGCGCCTAAGATTACCCACATTTCCACTGGTGGCGGTGCTAGCCTTGAATATCTTGAAGGCAAGACGTTACCAGGTATCGCAGCCATTTCTGACAAGTAG
- the tpiA gene encoding triose-phosphate isomerase gives MRTPFIAGNWKMNKNPKETQAFLDAVKGKLPDASKVETVIGAPAIDLTTLVAGAEGTPLKTAAENCYFEDEGAYTGETSPKALKEMGVDYVIIGHSERRGYFHETDEDINKKAKAIFRNNLLPIICCGESLTQREAGQTEDWVASQIEAALAGLTADQVKVSVLAYEPIWAIGTGKTATADQAQEVVAHIRATVEKLYNKDTADAVRILYGGSVKPANVKELMAKPDIDGGLVGGASMDPESFIALANYQD, from the coding sequence ATGCGGACACCATTCATTGCTGGTAACTGGAAAATGAACAAAAACCCTAAAGAGACTCAAGCCTTTTTGGATGCTGTGAAAGGCAAGTTACCTGATGCAAGTAAAGTTGAAACGGTCATTGGCGCACCTGCCATTGATCTGACGACTTTGGTTGCCGGAGCAGAAGGCACACCTTTAAAGACAGCGGCAGAAAACTGCTACTTTGAAGATGAAGGTGCTTATACCGGCGAAACCAGCCCGAAAGCATTAAAGGAAATGGGCGTTGATTATGTCATCATCGGCCATAGCGAACGTCGTGGTTACTTCCACGAAACCGACGAAGATATCAATAAGAAAGCTAAGGCTATCTTTAGGAACAATCTTCTGCCGATTATCTGCTGTGGCGAAAGTTTGACCCAGCGTGAAGCTGGCCAAACCGAAGACTGGGTTGCCTCGCAAATCGAAGCAGCTTTGGCTGGCTTAACCGCTGACCAAGTCAAAGTTTCTGTTTTGGCCTACGAACCAATCTGGGCTATCGGAACCGGTAAAACTGCGACCGCCGATCAGGCACAAGAAGTTGTTGCCCACATTCGTGCGACCGTTGAGAAGTTGTATAATAAAGATACGGCAGACGCTGTTCGGATTCTTTACGGCGGCTCCGTTAAACCAGCGAACGTTAAAGAACTGATGGCTAAGCCTGATATCGACGGCGGCTTAGTCGGTGGCGCTTCGATGGATCCTGAAAGTTTCATCGCCTTGGCTAACTACCAAGATTAA
- the eno gene encoding phosphopyruvate hydratase, which produces MSIITDVLAREVLDSRGNPTVEVELYTEDGGFGRALVPSGASTGEHEAVELRDGDKDRFGGKGVLKAVGHVNNEIAKAVIGLDVTEQRLIDQTMIDLDGTPNKGKLGANAILGVSLAAARAAADEVGLPLYQYLGGPNAHVLPTPMMNVLNGGAHSTNTVDFQEFMIMPVGAKSVREAVRMGSETFHALQALLKSKGDITAVGDEGGFAPNLKDNEEAFELLVEAIKKAGYKPGDDIALAFDVAASEMYDADTKTYTTKWSNPDKKYTTEEWTNMIDGYINKYPIVSVEDPIDENDWEGWQTFTQKMGDKVQIVGDDLFVTNTDYLKKGIDMGVANSILIKLNQIGTLTETLEAIEMAKEAGYTAVVSHRSGETEDTTIADLVVATNAGEIKTGSMSRTDRIAKYNQLMRIEDQLGAQSQYKGRKSFYNVKAID; this is translated from the coding sequence ATGTCTATCATTACTGATGTATTGGCACGCGAAGTTTTGGATTCACGTGGCAACCCTACTGTTGAAGTTGAATTGTATACCGAAGATGGCGGTTTTGGCCGCGCATTAGTTCCATCAGGTGCTTCAACCGGTGAACACGAAGCCGTTGAGCTGCGTGATGGTGACAAGGATCGTTTTGGCGGCAAGGGTGTTTTGAAGGCCGTTGGTCATGTCAACAATGAAATTGCCAAGGCTGTGATTGGCCTTGACGTTACCGAACAACGCCTGATCGACCAAACCATGATCGATCTTGATGGTACACCAAACAAAGGCAAGCTGGGTGCCAACGCCATCTTGGGTGTTTCCTTGGCTGCTGCCCGTGCTGCTGCTGATGAAGTCGGCCTGCCATTGTATCAATATCTTGGCGGCCCGAACGCTCATGTTCTGCCAACACCAATGATGAACGTTCTTAATGGTGGCGCACATTCAACTAACACTGTTGACTTCCAGGAATTCATGATTATGCCTGTTGGTGCCAAGAGTGTTCGTGAAGCCGTTCGCATGGGTTCAGAAACCTTCCATGCACTGCAGGCTTTGTTGAAGAGCAAAGGCGACATTACCGCTGTTGGTGATGAAGGTGGCTTCGCTCCTAACTTGAAGGACAACGAAGAAGCCTTCGAACTGCTTGTTGAAGCGATCAAGAAGGCTGGCTACAAGCCAGGCGACGACATTGCTTTGGCCTTTGATGTTGCGGCTTCAGAAATGTATGATGCCGACACCAAGACCTACACAACCAAGTGGTCAAACCCTGACAAGAAGTACACCACCGAAGAATGGACCAACATGATCGATGGTTACATCAACAAGTATCCGATCGTTTCTGTTGAAGATCCTATCGACGAAAACGACTGGGAAGGCTGGCAGACATTCACCCAGAAGATGGGCGATAAAGTCCAAATCGTTGGTGATGACCTGTTTGTTACCAACACCGATTACCTGAAGAAGGGTATCGATATGGGCGTTGCTAACTCAATTCTGATCAAGCTGAACCAAATCGGTACTTTGACTGAAACCCTCGAAGCAATTGAAATGGCTAAAGAAGCTGGCTACACCGCCGTTGTTTCACATCGTTCCGGTGAAACCGAAGACACCACGATTGCTGACTTGGTTGTTGCAACCAACGCCGGTGAAATCAAGACCGGTTCCATGAGCCGGACCGACCGGATTGCCAAGTACAACCAGTTGATGCGCATCGAAGATCAATTAGGTGCACAATCACAATACAAGGGCCGCAAGTCCTTCTACAACGTTAAAGCAATCGACTAA
- a CDS encoding ClC family H(+)/Cl(-) exchange transporter, which translates to MEGNVVARIIKEKEKFDITRLRFVLLGLLVGLMTGTVVSAFRYCIEVGLRASHQVYGYLHMGPFVWWHWALLIAFNLVLAAFVALMLKQEPYISGSGIPQVEGQLAGELEMHWWTILWRKFVGGVLSLAPGLFLGREGPSIQLGAAVGQGLAGGFKLRGTDRRLLIASGSAAGLAAAFNAPIAGTLFVLEEVYHNFSPLVWLTALAGAIGSDFISLYVFGLVPVLNLSYSRSLPVTSYWHLILLGILLGLLGYLYQRVLLSMPRWYQRLTHLPRVVQGVVPFILLIAVGYFTPNLLGGGNSLIVGFGQYVPPLLTLVGIFAIRFVFSMISYGSGLPGGIFLPILSLGAIIGAIYGVVMYQLGLLPHVYIMNLIIFSMAGYFAGIGKAPFTAILLVTEMVGNLTHLMPLAVLSLTAYLVVDLLGGAPIYEALLEQMTFPKTVEQLHQPDRLEIPVFVGSSLNGKLVRDMPWPKESLLIGIRRGEREVIPHGDTLIREGDTLVLLTDAAERVRVKKRIDALSAALATAHKTRT; encoded by the coding sequence ATGGAGGGAAATGTTGTGGCACGAATCATTAAGGAAAAAGAAAAATTCGATATCACCCGATTACGATTTGTCTTGCTGGGATTATTGGTCGGCTTGATGACCGGTACGGTGGTCAGTGCTTTTCGCTACTGTATTGAAGTCGGGTTGCGCGCCAGTCATCAGGTATACGGATACTTACATATGGGGCCGTTTGTCTGGTGGCACTGGGCCTTATTGATTGCCTTTAATCTGGTGCTGGCGGCGTTTGTGGCCCTAATGTTAAAACAAGAACCCTATATTTCCGGGTCAGGCATCCCTCAAGTCGAAGGTCAGCTTGCCGGCGAACTGGAAATGCATTGGTGGACTATCCTTTGGCGTAAGTTCGTTGGTGGCGTTCTCTCGCTTGCTCCCGGTTTGTTTCTGGGTCGTGAAGGGCCTTCGATTCAGTTAGGCGCAGCCGTGGGTCAAGGCTTGGCTGGTGGATTCAAATTGCGCGGAACCGATCGGCGTCTCCTAATTGCATCCGGATCGGCAGCCGGACTCGCAGCTGCCTTCAATGCGCCGATTGCTGGGACCCTGTTCGTGTTGGAAGAGGTTTACCATAATTTCTCGCCGCTGGTTTGGCTGACTGCACTGGCTGGTGCCATTGGATCGGATTTCATCTCGCTGTATGTGTTTGGACTGGTTCCCGTGCTAAATTTGAGTTATTCGCGAAGTTTGCCGGTTACCAGTTACTGGCATTTGATCCTGCTAGGCATTCTTCTAGGGCTGCTAGGCTATTTATACCAGCGGGTGCTTTTATCCATGCCGCGGTGGTATCAACGCTTGACCCACTTACCACGGGTCGTGCAAGGCGTCGTGCCGTTCATCTTGTTGATTGCGGTCGGTTACTTTACCCCTAATCTGCTTGGCGGCGGCAATAGCTTGATTGTCGGCTTTGGCCAGTATGTACCGCCACTTTTGACGTTAGTGGGTATTTTCGCCATTCGCTTTGTTTTTTCCATGATTTCTTATGGCTCAGGGTTGCCAGGCGGTATTTTCTTGCCGATTTTATCGTTAGGGGCGATTATCGGGGCCATTTATGGGGTGGTCATGTATCAGCTGGGCTTGTTGCCGCATGTCTACATCATGAATCTGATTATTTTCTCGATGGCCGGATATTTTGCCGGAATTGGGAAAGCGCCGTTTACAGCGATTTTATTGGTGACCGAAATGGTGGGTAATCTGACCCATCTCATGCCACTGGCGGTGCTGTCGTTGACGGCTTATCTTGTGGTTGACCTGCTTGGCGGTGCGCCGATTTATGAAGCCTTGCTTGAACAAATGACATTCCCCAAGACCGTTGAGCAGCTGCACCAGCCTGATCGACTGGAAATCCCGGTTTTTGTGGGCAGTTCGCTCAATGGTAAGTTGGTGCGCGATATGCCATGGCCAAAAGAGTCGTTGCTGATTGGTATTCGCCGGGGTGAGCGGGAAGTGATTCCCCATGGTGATACATTGATTCGAGAAGGCGATACATTGGTATTGCTGACAGATGCGGCTGAGCGTGTGCGGGTGAAAAAGCGAATCGATGCCTTATCTGCTGCCCTAGCAACGGCGCACAAAACGCGAACGTGA
- the secG gene encoding preprotein translocase subunit SecG, with product MQSLLTTLLVIDSIFIVIATLMQPSKQQDALSALSGGATDLFGKTKSRGFEAFMEKVTVVLGVIFFGLAIALVYLEAH from the coding sequence TTGCAAAGTTTATTGACCACATTACTTGTGATCGATTCGATTTTTATCGTGATCGCAACTTTAATGCAACCAAGCAAACAACAGGATGCGTTAAGCGCATTGTCCGGTGGGGCAACCGATTTATTCGGGAAGACCAAATCCCGCGGTTTTGAAGCTTTCATGGAGAAAGTCACCGTTGTATTGGGTGTCATTTTCTTCGGCCTCGCCATCGCGTTGGTCTATCTGGAAGCCCATTAA